From Cellulosimicrobium sp. ES-005, one genomic window encodes:
- the gyrA gene encoding DNA gyrase subunit A translates to MHADGTAVAVHHGRIEQVDLQLEMQRSYLDYAMSVIVGRALPDVRDGLKPVHRRVLYAMYDGGYRPDRSYSKCSRVVGDVMGKFHPHGDSAIYDALVRLVQDWSLRYPLVAGQGNFGSPGNDPAAAPRYTECRMAPIAMEMVRDIDKDTVDFQDNYDGRTQEPAVLPSRFPNLLVNGSAGIAVGMATNIPPHNLREVAEGVQWHLDHPEASREELLAALLLRIKGPDFPTGATILGHKGIEEAYRTGRGSITMRAVVNVEEIQGRVCLVVTELPYQVNPDNLAAKIADLVKDGRVQGIADIRDETSGRTGQRLVIVLKRDAVAKVVLNNLYKHTQLQDTFGANMLALVDGVPRTLSLDAFVRHWTTHQLDVVVRRTRYLLAEAERSIHILRGYLKALDLLDEVIALIRRSPDADEARAGLMGLLGVDEIQATAILNLQLRRLAALERQRIIDDHDELERKILDYEDILAKPERQRSIVGDELGEIVAKYGDERRTTILPFDGEVSIEDLIAEEEMVVTITRGGYVKRTRSDSYRAQKRGGKGVRGAQLREDDIVDHFFVTTTHHWLLFFTNLGRVYRAKAYELPEGGRDAKGQHVANLLAFQPGEKIAQVLDLRDYGAAEYLVLATRRGLVKKTRLSEYDSPRSGGLIAINLREDESGTPDELVAALLVDADDDLILVSRKGQSIRFPAGDDTMRPLGRATSGVTGMKFREGDELLSADVVEEGSDLFVVTEGGFAKRTRIDEYRVQGRGGLGIKVANLVEARGDLVGALVTEADDEVLVIMERGKIVRSAVDEVNLTGRNTQGVTFAKPDKGDRIIAVARNVERRLGEDRDTVEGEDGTGTAPGGTDTSSAPTTDPTASSDGASGTEPAPGTTEETR, encoded by the coding sequence GTGCACGCGGACGGCACGGCGGTCGCGGTGCACCACGGGCGCATCGAGCAGGTCGACCTCCAGCTCGAGATGCAGCGGTCGTACCTCGACTACGCGATGAGCGTCATCGTCGGGCGCGCGCTGCCCGACGTCCGGGACGGCCTCAAGCCGGTGCACCGCCGCGTGCTGTACGCGATGTACGACGGCGGCTACCGCCCGGACCGGTCGTACTCGAAGTGCTCGCGCGTCGTCGGCGACGTCATGGGCAAGTTCCACCCGCACGGCGACAGCGCGATCTACGACGCGCTCGTGCGCCTGGTGCAGGACTGGTCGCTGCGCTACCCGCTGGTCGCGGGCCAGGGGAACTTCGGCTCGCCCGGCAACGACCCGGCGGCCGCCCCGCGGTACACCGAGTGCCGCATGGCCCCGATCGCCATGGAGATGGTCCGGGACATCGACAAGGACACCGTCGACTTCCAGGACAACTACGACGGCCGCACCCAGGAGCCGGCGGTCCTGCCGTCGCGGTTCCCGAACCTGCTGGTCAACGGCTCGGCGGGCATCGCGGTCGGCATGGCGACGAACATCCCGCCGCACAACCTGCGCGAGGTCGCCGAGGGCGTCCAGTGGCACCTGGACCACCCCGAGGCGAGCCGCGAGGAGCTCCTCGCGGCGCTCCTGCTGCGCATCAAGGGTCCGGACTTCCCGACCGGCGCGACGATCCTCGGCCACAAGGGCATCGAGGAGGCGTACCGGACCGGCCGCGGGTCGATCACGATGCGCGCGGTGGTCAACGTCGAGGAGATCCAGGGCCGCGTGTGCCTGGTCGTCACCGAGCTCCCCTACCAGGTGAACCCGGACAACCTCGCCGCGAAGATCGCCGACCTCGTCAAGGACGGCCGCGTCCAGGGCATCGCCGACATCCGCGACGAGACGTCGGGCCGCACGGGCCAGCGCCTCGTGATCGTGCTCAAGCGCGACGCGGTGGCGAAGGTCGTGCTCAACAACCTGTACAAGCACACGCAGCTCCAGGACACGTTCGGCGCGAACATGCTCGCGCTCGTCGACGGCGTCCCGCGCACCCTGAGCCTCGACGCGTTCGTCCGGCACTGGACGACGCACCAGCTCGACGTCGTCGTGCGGCGCACCCGGTACCTGCTCGCCGAGGCCGAGCGCAGCATCCACATCCTGCGCGGCTACCTCAAGGCGCTGGACCTGCTCGACGAGGTCATCGCGCTCATCCGCCGCTCCCCCGACGCCGACGAGGCCCGCGCGGGCCTCATGGGGCTGCTGGGCGTGGACGAGATCCAGGCGACGGCGATCCTCAACCTCCAGCTCCGCCGTCTGGCGGCGCTCGAGCGGCAGCGCATCATCGACGACCACGACGAGCTCGAGCGCAAGATCCTCGACTACGAGGACATCCTCGCCAAGCCGGAGCGCCAGCGGTCGATCGTCGGCGACGAGCTGGGCGAGATCGTCGCCAAGTACGGGGACGAGCGTCGGACGACGATCCTCCCGTTCGACGGCGAGGTCTCGATCGAGGACCTCATCGCCGAGGAGGAGATGGTCGTCACGATCACCCGCGGCGGCTACGTGAAGCGCACGCGCAGCGACAGCTACCGCGCGCAGAAGCGCGGCGGCAAGGGCGTGCGCGGCGCGCAGCTGCGCGAGGACGACATCGTCGACCACTTCTTCGTGACGACGACGCACCACTGGCTGCTGTTCTTCACGAACCTGGGGCGGGTCTACCGCGCCAAGGCGTACGAGCTGCCCGAGGGCGGCCGCGACGCCAAGGGCCAGCACGTGGCGAACCTCCTCGCGTTCCAGCCCGGCGAGAAGATCGCCCAGGTCCTCGACCTGCGCGACTACGGCGCCGCGGAGTACCTGGTGCTCGCCACGCGGCGCGGTCTGGTCAAGAAGACGCGGCTGTCGGAGTACGACTCGCCGCGCTCGGGCGGGCTCATCGCGATCAACCTCCGCGAGGACGAGTCGGGCACGCCCGACGAGCTCGTCGCGGCGCTCCTCGTGGACGCCGACGACGACCTCATCCTCGTCTCGCGCAAGGGCCAGTCGATCCGGTTCCCGGCGGGCGACGACACGATGCGACCGCTGGGCCGCGCGACGTCGGGCGTGACGGGCATGAAGTTCCGCGAGGGCGACGAGCTCCTCTCGGCCGACGTCGTCGAGGAGGGTTCCGACCTCTTCGTCGTGACCGAGGGCGGGTTCGCGAAGCGCACGCGGATCGACGAGTACCGGGTCCAGGGTCGCGGCGGTCTGGGCATCAAGGTCGCGAACCTGGTGGAGGCTCGTGGAGATCTCGTGGGGGCTCTGGTGACAGAGGCCGACGACGAGGTGCTGGTGATCATGGAACGCGGGAAGATCGTGCGGTCCGCGGTCGACGAGGTGAACCTCACGGGCCGCAACACGCAGGGGGTGACGTTCGCGAAGCCCGACAAGGGCGACCGCATCATCGCGGTCGCGCGGAACGTCGAGCGTCGCCTCGGAGAGGATCGGGATACCGTGGAGGGCGAGGACGGGACCGGCACGGCCCCGGGCGGCACCGACACGAGCAGCGCACCGACCACCGACCCGACCGCCTCGTCCGACGGGGCGAGCGGGACCGAGCCGGCCCCCGGAACCACCGAGGAAACCAGATGA
- a CDS encoding DUF3566 domain-containing protein has product MSSENNAPPTITPRLTVPRPDTDPASRAGGAPAPSKHGESNGASNGAASGAVPPPPPPPPPGQSAGRAPSQAAPERGVDDDGMERASGESRVAVARAGAVKAAAAAIAAAKSAAKKVSAAVPAAPAETDPQPGHDEIDDETVRRVPTTSAAAPSAPAASINTPAPAAMHYSAAGVSGSATPLTGATPAVGPATGATPTVRHDGGPRRVRLAVSRIDPWSAMKLGFLLAVAIGIMTVVATAVVWYVLDGMQVFFKIEELFTQIVGTETDVDIQQYVAFGRVISIATLLGVVNVVIITALSTIMAFLYNIVAALVGGVHLTLTDD; this is encoded by the coding sequence ATGAGCAGCGAGAACAACGCACCGCCGACGATCACGCCCCGGCTGACCGTGCCGCGTCCCGACACGGACCCGGCCTCGCGCGCTGGGGGTGCGCCCGCGCCGAGCAAGCACGGGGAGTCGAACGGCGCGTCGAACGGTGCGGCGTCGGGCGCCGTCCCGCCGCCTCCCCCGCCCCCGCCGCCGGGCCAGTCCGCGGGCCGGGCCCCGAGCCAGGCCGCCCCGGAGCGCGGGGTCGACGACGACGGCATGGAGCGCGCGTCCGGCGAGAGTCGCGTCGCGGTCGCCCGCGCCGGCGCCGTGAAGGCTGCCGCCGCGGCCATCGCCGCGGCGAAGAGCGCGGCCAAGAAGGTCTCGGCGGCGGTCCCGGCCGCTCCCGCGGAGACCGACCCCCAGCCCGGCCACGACGAGATCGACGACGAGACGGTGAGGCGCGTGCCCACGACCAGCGCGGCAGCGCCGAGCGCCCCAGCGGCGTCCATCAACACCCCGGCGCCGGCGGCGATGCACTACTCGGCCGCGGGCGTCTCCGGCTCGGCGACCCCCCTCACCGGTGCGACGCCCGCCGTCGGCCCGGCGACGGGCGCGACGCCCACGGTGCGGCACGACGGCGGCCCGCGCCGCGTCCGGCTCGCGGTCTCGCGCATCGACCCCTGGTCCGCGATGAAGCTCGGCTTCCTGCTCGCCGTCGCGATCGGCATCATGACCGTCGTCGCGACGGCCGTGGTCTGGTACGTCCTCGACGGCATGCAGGTCTTCTTCAAGATCGAGGAGCTGTTCACGCAGATCGTCGGGACCGAGACGGACGTGGACATCCAGCAGTACGTCGCGTTCGGGCGTGTGATCTCCATCGCCACGCTGCTCGGCGTGGTGAACGTGGTGATCATCACCGCGCTGTCGACGATCATGGCGTTCCTGTACAACATCGTCGCCGCCCTGGTGGGCGGCGTGCACCTCACGCTCACCGACGACTGA
- a CDS encoding DLW-39 family protein — protein sequence MKKLLVLLLAAGAGYLLWRKYTEDNAERDLWAEVTDTFE from the coding sequence ATGAAGAAGCTTCTCGTCCTGCTCCTCGCCGCCGGCGCCGGATATCTCCTGTGGCGCAAGTACACGGAGGACAACGCCGAGCGTGACCTCTGGGCAGAGGTCACCGACACCTTCGAGTGA
- a CDS encoding HNH endonuclease, with product MEKLGRRRAWLLMAAGENRGHGGHSGYDDQYDAYYSWDSNVPNHKNLRVGDPIALWDKVRLLGISVIEQIDTSPGQKVLNRCPECGTTRISLRKRATPRYRCMKCGAAFEAARADVAEVELYTARYDAAWTSLEGVLDEHEVRAVQTNAVDINAMRPLDWDAFRDALARKDADRALSRVQGRLPDAVWNDGAGVTLELSGGFRRSLVRVRRGQRQFRAHLLSSQGSTCAFTGGAPERVLDAGHLYSYARLGEHHAHGGLMLRRDIHRLFDDGMLAVDPTTLRIDVDSELAAFPQYACLDGRPLQLDLREQQVDWLGKHWGEHRATASRAP from the coding sequence GTGGAGAAGCTCGGCCGGCGGCGCGCATGGTTGCTCATGGCCGCGGGAGAGAACCGCGGCCACGGTGGTCATTCGGGCTACGACGATCAGTACGACGCGTACTACTCCTGGGACAGCAACGTGCCCAACCACAAGAACCTTCGGGTGGGCGACCCGATCGCCCTGTGGGACAAGGTGCGCCTCCTCGGCATCTCGGTCATCGAGCAGATCGACACCTCACCGGGCCAGAAGGTGCTCAACAGGTGCCCGGAGTGCGGGACGACGCGAATCTCCCTCCGCAAGAGGGCTACGCCGCGCTATCGGTGCATGAAGTGCGGTGCAGCGTTCGAGGCTGCGAGAGCCGACGTCGCCGAGGTCGAGCTCTACACGGCCCGGTACGACGCTGCGTGGACCTCGCTCGAGGGAGTCCTGGACGAGCACGAGGTCCGCGCGGTCCAGACGAATGCCGTGGACATCAACGCGATGCGTCCGTTGGACTGGGACGCGTTCCGCGACGCGCTCGCCCGCAAGGACGCCGACCGTGCCCTGAGCCGCGTGCAGGGGCGACTCCCGGATGCCGTGTGGAACGACGGCGCGGGTGTGACGCTGGAGCTCTCGGGTGGGTTTCGCCGTTCGCTCGTGCGCGTCAGACGCGGGCAACGTCAGTTCCGGGCGCATCTCCTGTCGAGCCAGGGAAGCACCTGCGCGTTCACCGGCGGTGCGCCGGAACGAGTCCTCGACGCGGGACACCTCTACAGCTATGCGCGGCTCGGCGAGCACCACGCGCACGGTGGGCTCATGCTTCGCCGTGATATCCACAGGCTGTTCGACGACGGGATGCTCGCCGTCGATCCCACCACCCTGAGGATCGACGTCGACAGCGAGCTCGCGGCGTTCCCGCAGTACGCGTGCCTCGATGGCAGGCCGTTGCAGCTCGACCTTCGAGAACAGCAGGTCGACTGGCTCGGCAAGCACTGGGGCGAGCATCGTGCGACGGCCTCGAGGGCGCCGTAG
- a CDS encoding peptidylprolyl isomerase, with product MFATLHTTAGDIRIELLPNHAPKTVANFVGLAQGTTTWSDPRTGAERTEPFYDGLIFHRVIQDFMIQGGCPLGTGTGGPGYTFNDEIHPELQFDRPYLLAMANAGLRRNPVTGEAEGTNGSQFFISTVPTPWLNGKHTIFGEVADDASRAVVDAINATPTRPGDRPQEDIVITSVTIED from the coding sequence ATGTTCGCAACCCTCCACACGACCGCAGGTGACATCCGGATCGAGCTCCTGCCGAACCACGCCCCGAAGACGGTGGCGAACTTCGTCGGGCTCGCGCAGGGCACCACGACGTGGTCCGACCCCCGCACCGGCGCAGAGCGCACCGAGCCCTTCTACGACGGCCTGATCTTCCACCGCGTGATCCAGGACTTCATGATCCAGGGCGGCTGCCCGCTGGGCACCGGCACGGGCGGTCCGGGCTACACGTTCAACGACGAGATCCACCCCGAGCTGCAGTTCGACCGCCCCTACCTCCTGGCGATGGCGAACGCGGGACTGCGCCGCAACCCGGTCACGGGCGAGGCCGAGGGCACCAACGGGTCCCAGTTCTTCATCTCGACGGTGCCGACGCCGTGGCTCAACGGCAAGCACACGATCTTCGGCGAGGTCGCGGACGACGCGTCCCGGGCGGTCGTCGACGCGATCAACGCGACGCCGACCCGCCCGGGCGACCGCCCGCAGGAGGACATCGTCATCACGTCCGTCACGATCGAGGACTGA
- a CDS encoding rhomboid family intramembrane serine protease: protein MSYVRCQRCGRPACPECQRPAAVGVQCVDCVRDAARQAPTQRTALGGKVRGGPPVVTFTIIGLCVVSWILQFVTDGTWTALLAFRADFAEIEPYRFLSSAFIHSTSPVHILFNMYALWVTGPFLEQMLGRWRFVALYMLAAVGGSVGYLLLAGGPAEQAWYVWVFGASGAVFGLFGAILLVLRRTGRNAMQIVVLIGINFAIGLFFTGIAWQAHLGGLVVGLVLGAAYAYAPKERRTLVSMGATAVVAVALVAAAWLTYASADQFGHLVG, encoded by the coding sequence GTGTCGTACGTGCGCTGCCAGCGGTGCGGGCGCCCCGCGTGCCCCGAGTGCCAGCGCCCGGCCGCCGTCGGCGTGCAGTGCGTCGACTGCGTGCGCGACGCCGCCCGGCAGGCGCCGACGCAGCGCACCGCGCTCGGAGGCAAGGTCCGCGGCGGCCCGCCGGTCGTGACGTTCACGATCATCGGCCTGTGCGTGGTGAGCTGGATCCTCCAGTTCGTCACGGACGGGACCTGGACGGCGCTTCTCGCTTTTCGTGCCGACTTCGCAGAGATCGAGCCCTACCGGTTCCTCTCGTCGGCGTTCATCCACTCGACGAGCCCAGTCCACATCCTCTTCAACATGTACGCCCTGTGGGTGACGGGACCATTCCTCGAGCAGATGCTTGGCCGCTGGCGCTTCGTCGCGCTCTACATGCTCGCGGCAGTCGGCGGGTCCGTCGGATACCTCTTGCTCGCCGGCGGGCCGGCCGAGCAGGCGTGGTACGTCTGGGTCTTCGGTGCTTCGGGAGCGGTGTTCGGGCTCTTCGGCGCGATCCTGCTCGTGCTGCGCAGGACGGGCCGGAACGCGATGCAGATCGTCGTGCTCATCGGCATCAACTTCGCGATCGGGCTGTTCTTCACCGGCATCGCGTGGCAGGCGCACCTCGGTGGGCTCGTGGTCGGCCTCGTCCTCGGGGCCGCGTACGCGTACGCGCCGAAGGAGCGCCGCACCCTGGTGTCCATGGGCGCGACGGCGGTCGTCGCCGTGGCGCTCGTCGCCGCGGCATGGCTGACGTACGCCTCGGCGGACCAGTTCGGCCACCTCGTCGGGTGA
- a CDS encoding cell division protein CrgA produces the protein MPESKSRKKPKPQRPPSVPKPESGNPRWLVPTMLGLMLLGLAWIVLFYLSGPKQLPIPPLGAWNLGVGFAFIIAGFALTTRWK, from the coding sequence GTGCCCGAGTCGAAGTCGCGCAAGAAGCCCAAGCCGCAGCGCCCGCCGAGCGTGCCCAAGCCCGAGTCGGGCAACCCGCGCTGGCTCGTGCCCACGATGCTCGGGCTGATGCTCCTCGGGCTGGCGTGGATCGTGCTGTTCTACCTCAGCGGGCCCAAGCAGCTCCCGATCCCGCCGCTGGGCGCCTGGAACCTCGGCGTCGGCTTCGCGTTCATCATCGCGGGCTTCGCGCTCACCACGCGCTGGAAGTAG
- a CDS encoding DUF881 domain-containing protein, which translates to MSGTDPASATPDEPAAPPRSRRVRSAVTVALVLALAGVMFTANARLARGEDSRHPENLAQLVDRESDRVADLSAQVDALTEEIAGLSQTGDAPAGVDPDLASRTAVAAGTTPVSGTGLTVTLDDAPPEGNYPPQIRPDDLVVHQQDIQSVVNALWAGGAEAMTLQGQRVTATSAFRCAGNILLLHGRVYSPPYVVEAVGDPDALRDALERSPGVQVYQEYVDAVNLGWSVEDTSDLELPGYEGALELRYARPSDAVAS; encoded by the coding sequence GTGAGCGGCACCGACCCCGCCTCCGCGACGCCGGACGAGCCCGCCGCGCCCCCGCGCTCGCGCCGGGTCCGGTCCGCCGTGACGGTCGCCCTCGTCCTCGCGCTCGCCGGCGTCATGTTCACCGCCAACGCGCGCCTCGCCCGAGGCGAGGACTCGCGTCACCCCGAGAACCTCGCCCAGCTCGTCGACCGCGAGTCGGACCGCGTGGCGGACCTCTCGGCCCAGGTCGACGCGCTCACGGAGGAGATCGCGGGACTGTCGCAGACCGGCGACGCGCCGGCCGGCGTCGACCCCGACCTCGCGTCGCGCACCGCCGTCGCGGCGGGCACGACGCCGGTCAGCGGCACGGGCCTGACCGTCACGCTCGACGACGCCCCGCCCGAGGGCAACTACCCGCCGCAGATCCGTCCGGACGACCTCGTCGTGCACCAGCAGGACATCCAGTCCGTCGTCAACGCCTTGTGGGCCGGCGGTGCGGAGGCGATGACGCTCCAGGGGCAGCGGGTGACCGCGACGTCGGCGTTCCGGTGCGCGGGCAACATCCTCCTGCTGCACGGACGCGTATACTCGCCGCCCTACGTCGTGGAGGCCGTGGGCGACCCGGACGCGCTGCGCGACGCCCTGGAGCGCTCGCCGGGCGTCCAGGTGTACCAGGAGTACGTCGACGCGGTGAACCTGGGCTGGTCGGTCGAGGACACGTCCGACCTCGAGCTCCCCGGCTACGAGGGCGCGCTCGAGCTCCGCTACGCGCGCCCGTCCGACGCGGTGGCGTCGTGA
- a CDS encoding class E sortase — protein MTATAPTPVRHAGRRASGRGPVSTVVGVVGELLITLGILLGLYVVWQLWWTDVQADRVQAQVLEEMGAPTPDAGDVATTVRRDEPPVMEALALGEVWGTLYVPRWDGKMMPIAEGTDKRTILDQGQAGHYAETVMPGDVGNFSLAGHRQTYGKIFHDVEELQVGDPIVVEAGGIWYVYRVDHLQAVKPDQVEAVAPVPWQPGVEPTERYLTLTTCHPIGLNSLVARFIVNAKLDYWMPVEDGTPPDLVGQTAPAAEGSA, from the coding sequence GTGACGGCCACGGCGCCCACGCCGGTGCGGCACGCGGGCCGCCGTGCCTCGGGGCGCGGCCCCGTGTCCACGGTCGTCGGCGTCGTCGGGGAGCTGCTCATCACGCTCGGCATCCTGCTGGGGCTGTACGTGGTGTGGCAGCTGTGGTGGACGGACGTGCAGGCGGACCGGGTGCAGGCGCAGGTGTTGGAGGAGATGGGTGCGCCCACGCCGGACGCGGGCGACGTCGCGACGACCGTCCGGCGGGACGAGCCTCCGGTCATGGAGGCGCTGGCGCTGGGCGAGGTGTGGGGCACGCTGTACGTGCCGCGGTGGGACGGGAAGATGATGCCGATCGCGGAGGGGACGGACAAGCGGACGATCCTCGACCAGGGCCAGGCGGGCCACTACGCGGAGACGGTCATGCCGGGCGACGTCGGGAACTTCTCCCTCGCGGGCCACCGGCAGACGTACGGCAAGATCTTCCACGACGTGGAGGAGCTGCAGGTCGGCGACCCGATCGTCGTGGAGGCCGGTGGGATCTGGTACGTGTACCGGGTGGACCACCTGCAGGCGGTCAAGCCTGACCAGGTGGAGGCCGTGGCGCCCGTCCCGTGGCAGCCCGGCGTCGAGCCGACGGAGCGGTACCTCACCCTGACGACGTGCCACCCGATCGGGCTGAACTCGCTCGTGGCACGGTTCATCGTCAACGCGAAGCTGGACTACTGGATGCCGGTCGAGGACGGCACGCCGCCGGACCTGGTCGGCCAGACGGCTCCTGCCGCTGAAGGGAGCGCGTGA
- a CDS encoding aminodeoxychorismate/anthranilate synthase component II encodes MTHPTRILVVDNYDSFVYTIVGYLDQLGAQTVVVRNDAVPEPDAEGRFHDADGTVFDGVLVSPGPGTPKEAGQSEQVIRACATSRTPMLGVCLGHQALAEVYGATVTHAPELMHGKTSLVEHEGEGVLAGLPDPFTATRYHSLAVVSDTVPAELEVTASTAGGVIMGLQHRDLPLHGVQFHPESVLTEGGHRLLANWLEACGLDGAVERSAGMAPLVRQ; translated from the coding sequence ATGACCCACCCGACCCGCATCCTCGTCGTGGACAACTACGACTCGTTCGTCTACACGATCGTGGGCTACCTCGACCAGCTCGGCGCCCAGACCGTCGTCGTGCGCAACGACGCCGTGCCCGAGCCCGACGCCGAGGGCCGGTTCCACGACGCCGACGGGACCGTCTTCGACGGCGTCCTCGTCTCGCCCGGGCCCGGGACGCCCAAGGAGGCCGGCCAGAGCGAGCAGGTCATCCGTGCGTGCGCGACCTCGCGCACGCCGATGCTCGGCGTGTGCCTCGGCCACCAGGCGCTCGCCGAGGTGTACGGCGCGACGGTCACGCACGCCCCCGAGCTCATGCACGGCAAGACGAGCCTCGTCGAGCACGAGGGCGAGGGCGTCCTCGCCGGGCTCCCCGACCCGTTCACCGCGACGCGCTACCACTCGCTCGCCGTCGTGAGCGACACGGTGCCCGCCGAGCTCGAGGTGACCGCCTCGACCGCCGGCGGCGTCATCATGGGCCTGCAGCACCGCGACCTGCCCCTGCACGGCGTCCAGTTCCACCCGGAGTCCGTGCTCACCGAGGGCGGCCACCGCCTGCTCGCGAACTGGCTCGAGGCCTGCGGGCTCGACGGCGCCGTCGAGCGCTCGGCGGGCATGGCACCGCTGGTCCGCCAGTAG